Proteins from one Porites lutea chromosome 3, jaPorLute2.1, whole genome shotgun sequence genomic window:
- the LOC140932321 gene encoding cuticlin-6-like → MCLDRLVAGNQSVVAPPPCSSPVDVAFILDSSGSIGRTNYLKQKEFVKQVARSFGVAPGQSQAAMVLYSSTASVQARFGQYATAEEFAKAVDTLPYERGRTRIDMALDLASTDIFPAARPGVPKIAILITDGKQTQAKDAKDLKVASDPLRKAGVRVLAVGIGSGVDADELRSITETDEDVVVAADFTDLMLKLANLTSRACELVGKYLLSCP, encoded by the exons ATGTGCCTTGACAGACTGGTGGCCGGCAACCAAAGTGTGGTCG CACCACCGCCATGTAGCTCTCCCGTGGATGTGGCTTTCATCCTGGACTCTTCGGGCAGCATTGGAAGAACAAACTACCTTAAGCAGAAGGAATTTGTCAAGCAGGTAGCCAGGAGTTTTGGCGTAGCACCAGGTCAGAGTCAAGCAGCGATGGTCCTATACAGTAGCACAGCTTCCGTACAGGCTCGATTCGGACAGTATGCAACCGCGGAGGAGTTCGCCAAAGCTGTAGACACTCTACCTTACGAGAGGGGCCGGACACGAATCGACATGGCCTTGGATCTAGCAAGCACGGACATCTTCCCTGCAGCGAGGCCGGGCGTGCCTAAGATTGCCATACTAATAACCGACGGCAAGCAGACGCAAGCAAAGGACGCCAAGGACTTGAAAGTGGCCTCTGATCCCTTGCGGAAGGCAGGCGTTCGCGTCCTAGCCGTGGGTATTGGCTCCGGTGTGGACGCAGATGAACTGCGATCGATAACAGAGACTGACGAGGATGTGGTGGTGGCCGCAGACTTTACAGACCTCATGCTGAAACTGGCCAACCTAACCAGCAGAGCTTGCGAACTGGTCGGTAAGTATCTTTTGTCTTGTCCTTAG